One genomic region from Desulfuromonas sp. TF encodes:
- a CDS encoding tyrosine-protein phosphatase, with the protein MVDIHCHILPAIDDDGPVRLEDVLEMARIAVADHIRQIVATPHIKNVVHSPELIRERVAWFNEELRKEGIGLEILPGAEVSAVLNTSILRDHTLNGTDYVLLEFPHSHLPQNARQIVFDALMAGLIPIIPHPERNPSVVRRPELLIDLAEAGALVQVTAESLVGGFGPEARACAVHLLKNKVVHALATDAHSPTWRRTVLSGGVQEAAKIIGESAARRLVTTNPAAIIAGKAIDE; encoded by the coding sequence ATGGTGGATATTCATTGCCATATCCTTCCGGCGATCGACGATGACGGACCTGTCCGCCTGGAGGACGTTCTTGAGATGGCGCGGATCGCCGTTGCCGATCACATTCGCCAGATTGTGGCGACGCCCCATATCAAGAACGTCGTTCATTCCCCTGAGCTGATTAGGGAGCGCGTCGCCTGGTTCAACGAGGAACTGCGGAAAGAAGGGATCGGACTGGAGATCCTGCCCGGAGCCGAAGTCAGCGCAGTCCTGAACACTTCGATTCTGCGGGATCATACCCTGAACGGCACCGACTATGTCCTTCTGGAATTCCCCCACAGCCATCTCCCGCAAAACGCCCGACAAATCGTCTTCGATGCCCTCATGGCCGGGCTGATCCCCATCATTCCCCATCCGGAGAGAAATCCCTCGGTGGTGCGTCGGCCGGAGTTGCTGATTGATCTGGCCGAAGCCGGCGCACTGGTTCAGGTTACGGCTGAAAGCCTGGTCGGCGGATTTGGTCCCGAGGCAAGGGCATGCGCCGTGCACCTGCTCAAAAACAAGGTAGTGCATGCGCTGGCCACGGATGCCCACTCCCCGACCTGGCGCCGCACCGTCCTGTCCGGGGGGGTGCAGGAGGCCGCAAAAATCATCGGCGAATCCGCTGCCCGCCGCCTGGTCACAACGAATCCTGCCGCCATAATTGCCGGGAAGGCAATTGATGAATAA
- a CDS encoding polysaccharide biosynthesis tyrosine autokinase, with protein sequence MAISGEGIHLREYLKIVVKHRKTVAGFFIITFVLVMLGTFAQTPQYKATTRAIIEKAISDPLAGGQAKFTDPEFHETQYQLIQSHAVARRVVDMLSLEDTFDTYVGRYMQPSFPETAMRWIRKEMRRIERLLTRTETAQPAKSEMSRADWIASMIQGGIVVEPVPNSRLVSISYFSPNPEFASLVANTVAKAYQEETLDMKMEFTRRTMAWMTKKAEEEEKKLEESEKRIGEFMRTNNLVTLENRVAVMPQQLAQVGTDLVQAQSRREELEALYEKVKKVARNPRAAETIPAVASDPALRTLQTQILEAEQTVMQLSGKYGQRHPAMIKARGDINVLKEKKAQEIARIIESIKNEYELARSAEKSLGAHMQRNKTEAQRINEKFIQYQALTRELETNRQLYDALITKVKEQSMVGENQPVVNFWIVEEAGVPLSPREPRKMVNALLGLIVGLFGGVGIAFFTEYLDNTIKDPEETETILGTPVLGVISLCEDRQPLDMVVKEPRSAFTENYKALRTSLLLSSADGAPARILITSPGTGEGKTTTAVNLALVLAQSDKRVLLIDGDLRKPRLHKIFDIGNKKGLSTYLAGSSGGDILGKGPLPKLAVIPSGPVPPNPSELLTSSRMETLLNTLSEEFDIIICDSPPLLTVADSRILSRYFDATVLVVLGGKTTYEIARRSLKLLIDVKARMLGLVINALDVKKNDYYYNQYYSSYEEEQKKAEMTDRLERIASQK encoded by the coding sequence ATGGCAATCTCAGGCGAAGGCATCCATCTTCGAGAATATCTGAAGATCGTCGTAAAACATCGCAAGACAGTAGCGGGATTTTTCATCATCACGTTCGTCCTGGTCATGCTGGGTACGTTTGCGCAGACCCCGCAATACAAGGCCACGACTCGCGCGATCATCGAAAAGGCCATCTCCGATCCCCTGGCCGGCGGCCAGGCAAAATTCACCGATCCAGAATTCCATGAAACCCAGTATCAGCTGATCCAGAGCCATGCGGTGGCGCGCCGGGTCGTCGACATGCTTTCCCTCGAGGATACCTTCGATACCTATGTTGGCCGTTACATGCAGCCGAGCTTTCCGGAGACGGCAATGAGATGGATCAGAAAGGAGATGCGCCGGATCGAGCGGTTGCTGACCCGGACGGAGACCGCTCAGCCGGCAAAATCCGAAATGTCCAGGGCGGACTGGATCGCCTCGATGATCCAGGGGGGAATCGTGGTTGAACCTGTGCCCAACAGCCGCCTGGTCTCCATAAGCTATTTTTCGCCGAACCCGGAGTTCGCATCCCTCGTGGCCAACACCGTGGCCAAGGCGTATCAGGAAGAAACTCTGGACATGAAGATGGAATTCACCCGGCGGACCATGGCCTGGATGACGAAAAAAGCCGAGGAGGAAGAAAAGAAGCTGGAAGAATCCGAAAAGAGAATTGGGGAGTTCATGCGGACCAACAATCTCGTCACCCTGGAGAACAGGGTAGCGGTCATGCCGCAGCAGCTCGCCCAGGTCGGCACCGATCTGGTACAGGCTCAGAGCAGAAGGGAAGAACTGGAGGCCCTGTACGAAAAGGTGAAAAAAGTGGCGAGAAATCCAAGGGCCGCCGAAACCATTCCCGCCGTCGCCTCGGATCCGGCTCTTCGGACCTTGCAGACCCAGATCCTGGAGGCCGAACAGACTGTCATGCAGCTCTCCGGCAAATACGGTCAGAGGCATCCGGCCATGATCAAGGCCCGGGGCGACATCAATGTTCTGAAGGAGAAGAAAGCCCAGGAAATCGCCCGGATCATCGAGTCGATCAAAAACGAATACGAGCTTGCCCGGTCGGCGGAAAAATCCCTGGGCGCTCATATGCAGAGAAATAAAACCGAAGCACAAAGAATCAACGAAAAATTCATCCAGTACCAGGCGCTCACCCGTGAGCTGGAAACCAACCGGCAGCTTTATGACGCCTTGATCACCAAGGTCAAGGAGCAGAGCATGGTCGGAGAAAACCAGCCGGTGGTCAATTTCTGGATCGTCGAGGAGGCCGGTGTTCCACTCAGCCCGCGGGAGCCCCGGAAGATGGTGAATGCGCTTCTCGGCCTCATCGTAGGTCTGTTCGGCGGGGTGGGAATCGCCTTCTTCACCGAATATCTGGACAATACCATCAAGGATCCCGAAGAGACCGAAACGATCCTCGGCACCCCGGTGCTCGGCGTCATCTCTCTGTGCGAAGACCGGCAACCCCTCGATATGGTGGTCAAGGAGCCGCGGTCGGCATTCACGGAGAATTACAAAGCCCTGCGAACATCGCTGCTTCTGTCCTCTGCCGACGGAGCGCCAGCAAGAATTCTGATCACCAGCCCCGGCACGGGGGAAGGCAAAACCACTACTGCAGTCAATCTCGCCCTTGTCCTGGCCCAGTCGGATAAGCGGGTCCTGCTGATCGACGGCGACCTGCGCAAACCGCGCCTGCACAAAATCTTCGATATCGGCAACAAGAAAGGGCTGAGCACCTATCTGGCGGGAAGCTCCGGTGGAGATATCCTGGGCAAGGGGCCTTTGCCCAAGCTCGCCGTCATCCCCTCCGGTCCGGTTCCGCCGAATCCGTCCGAACTGCTGACGTCAAGTCGAATGGAAACTCTGCTCAATACCCTCAGTGAAGAATTCGATATCATCATCTGCGATTCCCCGCCCCTCCTGACCGTGGCGGATTCCCGGATTTTGAGCCGGTATTTCGACGCGACCGTGCTGGTGGTTCTCGGCGGCAAAACGACCTACGAAATCGCGCGACGCTCTCTCAAGCTGCTGATCGACGTGAAGGCCCGCATGCTCGGTCTGGTGATCAACGCCCTGGATGTGAAAAAGAACGATTATTACTACAATCAGTACTATTCCTCCTATGAGGAAGAGCAGAAGAAAGCCGAGATGACCGACCGATTGGAGAGGATTGCCAGTCAGAAATAG
- a CDS encoding SLBB domain-containing protein encodes MRTKCLLFLLAILFGLCGPTLADEDGYLVGEGDVLKIMVYDHPDLTTVTRVSGGGTIAFPLIGLVQVKNLNVDQISQKVVDGLSGDYIVRPQVSVFIEEFRSKKVTIIGQVGRPGLYELSGSKNLMELISEAGGLTQDYGNTVTIHRKNGPNNKEEKTISINLRDVLENGGATFNVPILDGDSVVVSKASMFYVTGEVRKPDAYKFEDGTTVIKAISMAGGFTNLAARGKVKIYRDIKGKEHVAEKVSMDMPVLPDDVIVVPESFF; translated from the coding sequence ATGAGAACTAAGTGCCTGTTGTTTCTTCTCGCAATTCTTTTCGGTCTCTGCGGTCCCACCCTGGCGGACGAAGATGGTTACCTCGTCGGGGAGGGAGACGTCCTCAAGATCATGGTCTACGATCATCCCGACCTGACCACTGTGACCAGGGTCAGCGGCGGCGGAACGATCGCTTTCCCGCTCATCGGTCTCGTTCAGGTCAAAAACCTGAATGTGGACCAGATTTCCCAGAAGGTCGTCGATGGGCTCTCCGGCGATTACATCGTCAGACCTCAGGTCTCGGTTTTCATCGAAGAATTCCGGAGCAAGAAGGTGACCATCATCGGCCAGGTGGGAAGGCCCGGCTTGTATGAATTGAGCGGTTCAAAGAACCTCATGGAGCTGATTTCCGAGGCCGGAGGATTGACTCAGGATTACGGCAACACGGTCACGATCCACAGGAAAAACGGACCGAATAATAAAGAGGAGAAAACAATCAGCATCAATTTGAGGGATGTGCTGGAAAACGGGGGAGCAACGTTCAATGTTCCGATCCTCGACGGCGACAGCGTGGTGGTCTCCAAGGCCAGCATGTTCTACGTCACGGGCGAAGTGAGGAAACCCGATGCCTACAAGTTCGAGGACGGAACCACTGTGATCAAGGCGATCTCCATGGCCGGGGGATTCACGAACCTGGCTGCCCGGGGTAAGGTCAAGATCTATCGGGATATCAAAGGAAAAGAGCATGTGGCGGAGAAGGTTTCCATGGACATGCCTGTTTTGCCCGACGACGTGATCGTCGTACCGGAAAGCTTCTTTTAG
- a CDS encoding outer membrane beta-barrel protein, which yields MNDCSSISSMGELFFKEVRVMGLKLLPLLVGIFLFLPPFLTDAAAASRDDAAPEIFKPVVGAPEYESIFREQSGTAGDVFGSRSGYVHPFISVGGYYTSNIFRSANDERSDKVMVVSPGIWLALPATRQQLLEVETMNTAPGGLELSRFRTETERRFQAYALYRGEFQENDKYQEAETDDHRAEALLAYRFRGGLSLELLDIYENDHDPFSTGDAEERELDTWKANLLNPIISYQVSPKTRLQLDYSWYVLDYDSSSRDFRDREDNAVSAYVFYQFTPKTSVFLDYEYIDVDYDSSDEDNQTNLLYGGLQYHVTDKSLGRLKVGYGKKDYDEASLDDNDFFALEAQLRHRFNRKSSILIKAISRADESDVQATRDVLTHQLRVGYTHLLTAKITGKVVASYIRNEYDGEITEDGKTDERDDDKYRAEIAVGFSPYRWLNFSTGYVYTERDSNFNSRDYEVHVVYLNVTAAL from the coding sequence TTGAACGACTGTTCGTCGATTTCTTCCATGGGTGAACTGTTCTTTAAGGAGGTGCGGGTCATGGGCTTGAAGCTGCTGCCGCTGTTGGTGGGTATTTTTCTTTTTCTTCCCCCGTTTTTGACGGATGCCGCCGCGGCGAGCAGGGACGATGCCGCGCCGGAGATTTTCAAGCCGGTCGTCGGGGCACCCGAATACGAATCAATTTTCCGGGAACAGTCAGGCACTGCGGGAGACGTCTTCGGCAGCCGAAGCGGTTATGTCCATCCGTTCATTTCGGTGGGCGGATACTACACGAGCAACATCTTCAGATCGGCTAATGACGAAAGGAGCGATAAGGTCATGGTGGTTTCACCCGGAATCTGGCTGGCGCTGCCGGCTACCCGGCAGCAGCTGCTGGAGGTGGAAACCATGAACACCGCCCCGGGAGGACTGGAACTCAGCCGGTTCCGAACCGAGACGGAAAGGCGTTTCCAGGCATACGCCCTGTATCGGGGGGAATTCCAGGAGAATGATAAATATCAGGAGGCGGAGACGGATGATCACAGGGCCGAAGCACTTCTGGCCTACAGGTTCCGTGGCGGCCTTTCGCTGGAGCTGCTGGATATCTACGAAAACGACCATGATCCCTTCTCCACGGGCGATGCCGAGGAGCGTGAGCTGGACACGTGGAAGGCCAATCTGCTCAATCCGATCATCAGTTACCAGGTGAGTCCGAAAACCCGCCTCCAACTGGACTACTCCTGGTATGTCCTCGACTACGACTCGTCGAGCCGGGATTTTCGCGACCGGGAGGACAATGCCGTTTCCGCGTACGTTTTCTACCAGTTCACGCCGAAGACGTCCGTCTTTCTGGACTATGAGTACATCGATGTCGATTACGACAGCTCCGACGAGGACAATCAGACAAATCTTCTCTACGGAGGCCTCCAGTACCATGTCACGGACAAGTCCCTCGGCCGTCTCAAGGTGGGATACGGGAAAAAGGATTATGATGAGGCGTCCTTAGACGACAACGACTTCTTTGCGCTTGAAGCCCAGCTGAGACACCGGTTCAACCGCAAGTCTTCGATTCTTATCAAGGCCATCAGCCGAGCCGATGAATCGGACGTGCAGGCCACACGGGACGTCCTTACCCATCAACTGAGAGTAGGTTATACGCACCTGCTTACGGCTAAGATCACCGGCAAGGTCGTCGCCTCCTATATTCGTAACGAATACGACGGAGAGATCACCGAGGACGGCAAGACCGACGAACGGGACGATGACAAATACCGGGCTGAAATCGCCGTCGGATTTTCCCCCTACCGATGGCTCAATTTCAGTACCGGTTATGTCTACACCGAACGGGATTCCAACTTCAACAGCCGGGACTACGAGGTCCATGTGGTCTACCTCAATGTCACGGCGGCGTTGTGA
- a CDS encoding sugar transferase has product MLKEQIGHRIVDLLLTAVAFLTAYLASLLWLGASSGLADNGVFPFLFLASLVCCGLSYDFFSLYEIHGRQNFDRTFLHVVKSTLAGTAGVVLLIYTLRLQGDSRLLIGLFLGFNILLLTAYRGGLHLRRKNGASSKEILIIGSLERAREVVRYITANEELGYHLIGCLEVGPEYVGAEVAEGIKVIGTLGEFKRILLEQTVDEVVFAMPLQVIDNVADYFIFAEEQGLSVRVLPDWQIPQMMYQPKIASVFVQNFVGIPTLVLSSVPRKEFSLLVKAILDRSLTLAGLLVLSPLLVLIAVSVKVSSKGPVFFRQERCGLNGRKFILYKFRTMVPEAEKLKGRLLAANEMDGPVFKIKNDPRVTPLGKILRRTSMDELPQLINVLRGEMSLVGPRPPLPSEVKEYKHWQLRRLSMKPGLTCIWQVSGRNDVGFEEWMRMDLEYIDRWSLLLDFKLLLKTVQVVILGTGR; this is encoded by the coding sequence ATGCTGAAGGAGCAAATAGGGCACAGAATTGTCGATCTTCTGCTGACGGCGGTGGCCTTTCTGACGGCCTACCTTGCAAGTCTCCTCTGGCTGGGCGCTTCTTCGGGTCTGGCGGACAACGGCGTTTTCCCTTTCCTCTTTCTGGCCTCACTGGTCTGCTGCGGTCTCTCCTACGATTTTTTCAGTTTATACGAGATTCATGGCCGACAGAACTTCGACCGGACTTTTCTCCACGTCGTCAAAAGCACGCTGGCCGGGACGGCGGGGGTGGTTCTGCTTATCTACACCCTGCGGCTGCAGGGTGACAGCCGCCTTCTGATCGGACTTTTCCTGGGGTTCAACATCCTGCTTCTGACCGCGTATCGGGGGGGCCTCCATCTGCGGCGGAAGAACGGGGCGAGCAGCAAGGAAATCCTGATCATCGGAAGCCTGGAACGGGCCCGGGAGGTCGTCCGCTACATCACTGCCAATGAAGAGCTTGGATACCATCTGATCGGCTGCCTGGAAGTCGGTCCGGAATATGTCGGCGCCGAAGTCGCCGAAGGTATAAAGGTTATCGGCACTCTGGGTGAGTTCAAGAGGATTCTACTTGAGCAGACTGTGGATGAAGTGGTTTTCGCGATGCCCCTGCAGGTGATCGACAATGTCGCCGACTATTTCATCTTTGCAGAGGAACAGGGGCTGAGTGTCCGGGTATTGCCAGACTGGCAGATACCGCAGATGATGTATCAGCCAAAAATCGCCTCGGTTTTTGTCCAGAATTTCGTCGGCATCCCGACTCTTGTGCTCTCCTCCGTCCCCCGCAAGGAATTCTCGCTGCTGGTCAAGGCCATTCTCGATCGCAGCCTCACGCTCGCCGGCCTGCTCGTCTTGTCTCCTCTCCTTGTACTGATCGCCGTAAGCGTCAAAGTGAGCAGCAAGGGTCCGGTCTTTTTCCGCCAGGAACGCTGCGGTCTCAACGGTCGTAAATTCATCCTGTACAAGTTCCGAACCATGGTCCCTGAGGCGGAGAAGCTCAAAGGCCGGCTGCTGGCAGCCAATGAAATGGACGGACCGGTTTTCAAAATCAAGAACGATCCCCGGGTGACGCCGCTCGGGAAGATACTGCGCAGAACGAGCATGGACGAACTGCCGCAGCTGATCAACGTGCTGAGGGGAGAAATGAGCCTGGTCGGTCCGAGGCCTCCGCTTCCCTCGGAAGTAAAAGAATACAAACACTGGCAGCTCCGGCGCCTTTCCATGAAGCCGGGATTGACCTGCATCTGGCAGGTGAGCGGCCGCAATGACGTCGGCTTTGAAGAATGGATGCGCATGGATCTCGAATATATCGATCGATGGTCCCTGCTGCTGGATTTCAAATTGTTGCTCAAAACTGTTCAGGTGGTGATTCTGGGTACCGGCCGATAA
- the rfbF gene encoding glucose-1-phosphate cytidylyltransferase, with protein sequence MKAVILAGGFGTRLSEETTIKPKPMVEVGGRPILWHIMKIYSAHGINDFIICLGYKGYYIKEYFAMYSLQMSDVTFDLKNNDMKILHNGTEPWKVTLVDTGEKTMTGGRLKRVREHIGNETFCCTYGDGISDIDITRLVEFHRGQKTLATLTAVQPPGRFGAFNLGTEQFKIPTFKEKPQGDGAWINGGYFVLEPEVLDYIAGDATVWEREPLEKLAQEGNLAAYRHYGFWQPMDTLRDKMVLEDLWESEGKTPWKIWQS encoded by the coding sequence ATGAAAGCTGTCATCCTTGCAGGAGGTTTCGGTACCCGTCTTTCCGAAGAGACCACCATCAAGCCGAAGCCCATGGTGGAAGTAGGCGGCCGGCCGATTCTCTGGCACATCATGAAGATTTATTCCGCTCATGGCATCAACGACTTCATCATCTGTCTCGGATACAAGGGATATTACATCAAGGAATATTTCGCCATGTATTCGCTGCAGATGTCCGATGTCACCTTCGACCTGAAAAATAATGACATGAAGATCCTGCACAACGGCACCGAACCCTGGAAAGTGACGCTGGTCGACACCGGCGAGAAGACTATGACGGGGGGGCGTCTGAAGCGGGTCCGGGAACACATCGGCAACGAAACGTTCTGCTGCACCTATGGCGACGGGATCTCCGACATCGACATCACGAGGTTGGTCGAGTTCCACCGCGGCCAGAAGACCCTGGCCACCCTGACGGCCGTGCAGCCTCCCGGACGGTTCGGTGCCTTCAACCTGGGCACGGAGCAGTTCAAGATCCCCACCTTCAAGGAAAAGCCCCAGGGGGACGGCGCTTGGATCAACGGCGGGTATTTCGTCCTCGAACCGGAAGTTCTGGATTACATCGCGGGAGATGCGACGGTCTGGGAGCGGGAGCCCCTTGAAAAGCTGGCCCAGGAAGGGAACCTTGCGGCCTATCGCCACTACGGTTTCTGGCAGCCGATGGATACCCTGAGGGACAAAATGGTTCTGGAAGATCTGTGGGAGAGCGAAGGGAAAACTCCCTGGAAAATCTGGCAGAGCTGA
- a CDS encoding NAD-dependent epimerase/dehydratase family protein has translation MENAQTVVNQDLEYICHKLEKEFAALPGKNILITGGGGFLGYYLIQSLLRWNRTAGGEGVQVTVYDNYVRGLPQWLSSLSGNPNLKLVKHDITGPLPEDIDDFHYIIHAASIASPMYYRKYPIETMDANVNGLRTLLEYCCRQKESDRPVEGFLFYSTSEIYGDPTPENIPTPETYRGNVSCTGPRACYDESKRYGETLCVNFARQHDLPIHIARPFNNYGPGLKITDRRVIPDFVRDILDGRDIVMHSDGSPTRTFCYIADAIVGYFKILIRGRRGEAYNIGVESPEISIADFAGKLVSTAGGLFGYQGKVVKKASSDADYLVDNPNRRCPLIGKAREELGYDPSISLEEGIRRSLIWYRDNREAEEA, from the coding sequence ATGGAAAATGCGCAGACCGTCGTCAATCAGGACCTGGAGTATATCTGCCACAAGCTGGAGAAGGAATTCGCCGCCCTGCCGGGAAAGAACATCCTGATCACCGGCGGCGGCGGATTTCTGGGCTACTACCTCATACAATCCCTGCTCCGCTGGAATCGGACAGCCGGCGGTGAAGGCGTTCAGGTCACAGTGTACGACAACTATGTGCGCGGCCTGCCTCAATGGCTCAGCTCTCTTTCCGGAAATCCGAATCTCAAGCTGGTTAAACACGACATCACGGGACCCCTGCCGGAGGATATCGACGATTTCCATTACATCATCCATGCCGCCTCCATCGCTTCGCCGATGTACTACCGCAAGTATCCCATCGAAACCATGGACGCCAACGTCAATGGACTGCGTACCCTGCTGGAATATTGCTGCCGCCAGAAGGAGAGCGACAGGCCCGTGGAGGGTTTTCTTTTTTACTCCACCAGCGAGATTTACGGCGATCCCACCCCGGAGAACATTCCGACTCCGGAGACGTACCGCGGCAACGTTTCCTGCACCGGCCCCAGGGCCTGCTATGATGAGTCGAAACGTTATGGAGAGACACTCTGCGTCAATTTCGCCCGCCAGCACGACTTGCCCATCCATATCGCGCGCCCCTTCAATAATTACGGCCCTGGACTGAAGATCACGGACCGCCGGGTGATTCCCGATTTCGTCCGGGACATCCTGGACGGCCGGGATATCGTCATGCATTCGGACGGCTCTCCCACTCGGACCTTCTGCTACATCGCCGATGCGATCGTCGGATATTTCAAGATCCTGATCCGGGGCCGCCGGGGGGAGGCCTACAATATCGGCGTCGAATCGCCGGAAATATCTATCGCCGATTTTGCCGGCAAACTGGTCTCCACTGCCGGAGGACTCTTCGGCTATCAGGGGAAGGTGGTCAAAAAGGCCAGCAGCGATGCGGATTACCTGGTGGATAACCCGAACCGACGCTGCCCTCTGATCGGCAAGGCCAGGGAAGAGCTGGGGTATGATCCTTCCATTTCTCTGGAGGAGGGAATCAGAAGGTCTTTGATCTGGTATCGAGATAACCGTGAAGCGGAGGAGGCCTGA
- a CDS encoding UDP-glucose/GDP-mannose dehydrogenase family protein, producing the protein MKVSVIGTGYVGLVSGVCLAEKGHRVVCVDNDRTKIDMLNAAVPPIHENGLEALLKRNLHDRLEATTDLHRSVRETDLSLLAVGTPFDGAEIDLQYVRAAALQIGEALRSKDAYHTVVVKSTVVPGTTENIVLPLLEQGSGKKAGVHFGVGMNPEFLREGEAIQDFMFPDRIVLGGIDTGTMEALEELYAVFEGVDKLRTTPKTAEMIKYASNSLLATMISFSNEIGNLCAALGSIDVVEVMRGVHLDKRLSPILPGGNRIVPAFTTYLEAGCGFGGSCFPKDVKALIAHGKKAGRPMALLDAVIQVNESQPRQVLSLLRKHFPYFSGVRVAVLGLAFKPGTDDMRESPAIPIIRELLEERAEIRAYDPVAAGEARKLFGNSRIAYCDDLAQTLEEAEVVLLLTRWPEFQQLPIMLENVESPPLVIDGRRMLDKSGIVRYEGIGL; encoded by the coding sequence ATGAAGGTTTCAGTGATCGGAACAGGGTATGTGGGGCTCGTCTCCGGCGTCTGTCTGGCGGAGAAGGGGCACCGGGTCGTCTGCGTGGACAACGACCGGACAAAAATCGACATGCTCAATGCGGCCGTTCCGCCCATCCATGAGAACGGGCTGGAGGCGTTGCTGAAAAGAAACCTCCACGACCGTCTCGAAGCCACCACCGACCTGCACCGGTCGGTGCGGGAGACGGACCTCTCCCTGCTGGCCGTCGGCACACCCTTCGACGGGGCGGAGATCGATCTACAGTACGTCAGGGCCGCGGCCCTTCAGATCGGCGAGGCGCTGAGGAGCAAGGACGCCTACCACACCGTGGTGGTCAAGAGCACGGTGGTCCCCGGCACCACGGAGAACATCGTCCTGCCCCTTCTCGAGCAGGGCTCGGGGAAAAAAGCGGGCGTTCACTTCGGGGTCGGCATGAATCCGGAGTTTCTGCGGGAGGGGGAGGCGATCCAGGATTTCATGTTTCCGGATCGCATCGTTCTGGGAGGAATCGACACCGGAACGATGGAGGCTCTTGAGGAGCTCTACGCCGTCTTCGAAGGTGTGGACAAGCTGCGGACCACCCCGAAGACGGCGGAAATGATCAAATACGCCTCCAACTCCCTGCTCGCGACGATGATTTCCTTCTCAAACGAGATCGGCAATCTCTGCGCGGCGCTGGGGAGCATCGACGTCGTCGAGGTGATGCGGGGGGTCCACCTGGACAAGCGGCTGAGTCCCATCCTCCCCGGCGGCAATCGCATCGTCCCGGCATTCACCACCTATCTGGAAGCGGGGTGCGGATTCGGCGGAAGCTGCTTTCCAAAAGATGTCAAGGCCCTGATTGCGCACGGCAAAAAGGCCGGCAGGCCGATGGCGCTGCTCGATGCCGTGATCCAGGTCAACGAAAGCCAGCCCCGCCAGGTCCTCTCCCTGCTCCGCAAACACTTCCCCTACTTCAGCGGCGTCCGCGTCGCCGTATTGGGACTGGCCTTCAAGCCCGGCACCGACGACATGCGGGAGTCCCCTGCCATTCCCATCATCCGCGAACTGCTGGAGGAGAGAGCGGAAATCAGGGCCTACGATCCGGTGGCGGCGGGGGAAGCCCGAAAGCTCTTCGGCAACAGCCGGATCGCGTATTGCGACGACCTGGCGCAGACGCTGGAAGAGGCCGAGGTAGTCCTCCTGCTCACCCGCTGGCCGGAATTCCAGCAGCTTCCTATCATGCTCGAAAATGTGGAATCACCCCCTCTGGTGATCGACGGTCGACGGATGCTGGACAAGTCCGGCATCGTCCGCTACGAGGGGATCGGATTGTGA
- the rfbC gene encoding dTDP-4-dehydrorhamnose 3,5-epimerase yields the protein MIFYETELPGAFLIEPEAIEDFRGFFARTWCRREFEAHGLNPDLAQANLAFSRKKDTLRGMHYQIPPFAETKSVRCLKGAIYDVIIDLRPGSPTYTQWTGVTLTAENRRMFYIPEGFAHGYQTLADETEVFYQVSQFYAPECERGIRWDDPAFSVRWPEAHRPILSEKDANWPLYHG from the coding sequence ATGATTTTTTACGAGACGGAACTCCCAGGCGCCTTTCTCATCGAGCCCGAGGCGATTGAGGACTTCCGCGGTTTTTTTGCGCGGACATGGTGCCGGAGGGAATTCGAAGCTCACGGGCTCAACCCCGACCTGGCGCAGGCCAACCTGGCCTTCAGCCGGAAGAAGGATACGTTGCGGGGCATGCATTATCAGATCCCCCCTTTTGCCGAGACCAAATCGGTGAGGTGCCTCAAGGGAGCCATTTATGACGTCATCATTGATCTGCGCCCCGGCTCCCCCACGTACACACAGTGGACGGGGGTGACGCTCACGGCGGAGAACCGGCGGATGTTCTACATCCCCGAAGGCTTCGCCCACGGTTATCAGACCCTGGCCGACGAAACCGAGGTCTTCTACCAGGTGTCTCAGTTTTATGCTCCCGAATGCGAGCGGGGGATAAGATGGGACGATCCGGCTTTCTCCGTGCGGTGGCCGGAAGCGCATCGTCCGATCCTTTCTGAAAAGGATGCGAACTGGCCCCTCTATCACGGGTGA